A stretch of Arachis hypogaea cultivar Tifrunner chromosome 15, arahy.Tifrunner.gnm2.J5K5, whole genome shotgun sequence DNA encodes these proteins:
- the LOC140179350 gene encoding uncharacterized mitochondrial protein AtMg00240-like — MEVARSKDGIALYQRKYALDLINGCGLLGAKPTTTPMEYTTSLSRDQGTPLFDTSVYHRLVGRLLYLTNIILDLSYSVGCLSQFMNCSTDVHLKTAYRVIRYLKQSPSTGLFFFSQRSFTLSGFTDSDWGDYKDIRKSITGYCFFLDSTLIS; from the coding sequence aTGGAGGTAGCAAGGAGCAAAGATGGAATTGCTCTCTATCAAAGGAAGTATGCACTGGATCTGATCAATGGCTGTGGTTTGTTAGGTGCAAAACCGACAACAACACCCATGGAATACACTACCTCATTGTCTAGAGACCAAGGGACACCTCTATTTGATACTTCAGTATATCATAGACTGGTTGGAAGGCTACTTTACTTGACAAATATCATACTTGATCTGAGTTATTCAGTTGGGTGCCTGTCTCAGTTCATGAATTGTTCGACTGATGTGCACTTGAAGACTGCTTATCGTGTGATTCGGTATCTCAAACAATCTCCGTCTACtggactctttttcttttctcagaGGTCTTTCACCCTCTCAGGATTTACTGATTCAGATTGGGGAGATTATAAAGATATAAGAAAATCTATAACTGGTTATTGTTTCTTCCTTGATTCCACACTGATATCTTAG